From Anopheles coluzzii chromosome 3, AcolN3, whole genome shotgun sequence, the proteins below share one genomic window:
- the LOC120955606 gene encoding zinc finger protein 57-like — MFVYKTMEQLQGEDAATTSCPMESYSTAPQTAVLQRFCRLCMREFPFLLPFNATLKEIALADMLERLLGSFKLKQTPNLPNGVCSHCVAKLDYAYHVQKELVRNEQRLRHFQQEGNLLQKLFEYQANIIVTKEDGGGDRMVAGYGSGLLPETIQLDPKQDVPDMADAEQRAAAAYKTLVPPGGWAVMECDCPEKSMAASTRRAPRTMKPARPQQRTLRNRHVLRQAIDAENPTALNATAIDPCKCYICNTVLESEEDCRAHLAVHVDMLPHVCPECRTPNATEEDDDAPSTPITSLAMLQRHYRMHSYPLKCPHCPQRFRKHTSVYTHVRYRHEMFDNPEGFTCDVCGVTMQYRPSFMYHMRIHYHEQMGTFRCQYCDRVFGTRARLERHERAHTGERPFACHLCPKTFVHAGQLATHIARHNNERGHRCSQCGKAFYSKAMLRQHLETHETHETRKASNAAKVRQRPCAYAGCTHVARTYQAYYMHRLRHEMAHRCEECGRRFARACELRRHRRIYHSSEHPFRCEPCGKTFLSSQSYREHMDSHANVRRFECEVCDKKFVRRRNLVNHRMSHTNQRPYRCEYCDSATFKYKSDLNRHRKDKHGQAEHGEQTSALAQEDEDEADGEKIVLMNADDPIMDVILEESAPQGILINENIELDGTYGEEIETVEESIVVEQPIVSIGIDEVTKEEYIIEYINHG, encoded by the exons atgtttgtttacaaaacaatGGAGCAGCTGCAGGGCGAAG ATGCTGCTACCACGTCCTGTCCAATGGAGTCGTACTCGACCGCACCGCAAACGGCAGTCCTGCAACGCTTCTGCCGACTGTGCATGCGAGAGTTCCCCTTTCTGCTGCCGTTCAATGCTACGCTCAAAGAAATCGCGCTAGCCGACATGCTGGAACGACTGCTGGGTTCGTTCAAGCTAAAGCAAACGCCCAATCTGCCGAACGGCGTCTGCTCGCACTGTGTCGCGAAGCTGGACTACGCGTACCACGTACAGAAGGAGCTTGTGCGGAACGAGCAGCGCTTGCGGCATTTTCAGCAGGAGGGAAATTTGTTGCAGAAATTGTTTGAATATCAAGCTAACATTATAGTGACCAAAGAGGATGGGGGCGGTGATAGAATGGTGGCGGGGTATGGCAGTGGACTGCTGCCGGAGACGATCCAGCTCGATCCGAAGCAGGACGTACCGGATATGGCCGATGCGGAGCAGCGCGCGGCAGCGGCGTACAAAACGCTGGTACCGCCGGGCGGCTGGGCTGTAATGGAGTGCGATTGTCCGGAGAAATCGATGGCCGCATCCACCCGGCGAGCTCCGCGGACCATGAAACCCGCTCGTCCGCAGCAGCGAACTTTGCGCAATCGCCACGTGCTCCGGCAAGCAATTGATGCAGAAAATCCAACCGCTTTAAATGCAACCGCTATTGATCCCTGTAAATGCTACATATGTAATACCGTGCTGGAGTCGGAAGAAGACTGTCGGGCTCATTTGGCCGTGCATGTGGACATGTTGCCGCATGTTTGCCCCGAGTGTCGCACGCCGAATGCGACGGAGGAGGATGACGACGCGCCGAGTACCCCAATCACCTCGCTGGCAATGTTACAGCGCCACTACCGCATGCACTCCTACCCACTGAAATGTCCGCACTGTCCGCAACGGTTCCGGAAGCACACGTCCGTCTACACGCATGTGCGCTATCGGCACGAAATGTTCGACAATCCGGAGGGTTTCACGTGTGACGTGTGCGGCGTAACGATGCAGTACCGTCCCTCCTTCATGTACCACATGCGCATCCACTACCACGAACAGATGGGCACGTTCCGGTGCCAGTACTGTGATCGTGTGTTTGGAACACGGGCCCGCCTAGAGCGTCACGAACGGGCACACACGGGCGAGCGGCCGTTCGCTTGCCATCTGTGCCCGAAAACGTTTGTGCACGCGGGCCAGCTGGCAACGCACATCGCGCGGCACAATAACGAGCGCGGCCACCGGTGCTCGCAGTGCGGCAAAGCGTTCTACAGCAAAGCGATGCTGCGGCAGCACCTGGAAACGCACGAAACGCACGAAACGCGCAAAGCGAGCAACGCGGCGAAAGTGCGCCAACGGCCCTGCGCGTATGCGGGCTGTACGCACGTGGCGCGCACGTATCAGGCGTACTACATGCACCGGCTGCGGCACGAGATGGCGCACCGGTGTGAGGAGTGTGGCCGCCGGTTTGCGCGAGCGTGCGAGCTGAGACGGCACCGGCGCATCTATCACTCCTCGGAACATCCGTTCCGGTGTGAGCCGTGCGGCAAAACGTTCCTTAGCTCGCAGAGCTACCGCGAGCACATGGACTCGCACGCCAATGTGCGCCGGTTCgagtgcgaagtgtgcgacaAAAAGTTTGTGCGCCGGCGCAACCTGGTCAACCATCGGATGTCGCACACGAACCAGCGGCCGTACCGGTGCGAGTATTGTGACAGTGCCACGTTCAAGTATAAGAGCGACTTGAACCGGCACCGGAAGGACAAGCATGGCCAGGCGGAGCACGGCGAGCAGACGTCGGCGTTGGCACAAGAAGACGAAGATGAAGCGGACGGGGAAAAGATTGTGCTGATGAATGCGGACGATCCCATCATGGATGTGATACTGGAGGAAAGTGCGCCGCAGGGCATACTGATCAACGAGAACATTGAGCTGGACGGGACATACGGGGAGGAAATTGAGACGGTCGAAGAGTCGATCGTCGTTGAGCAGCCGATCGTTAGCATCGGTATCGATGAGGTGACCAAGGAGGAGTACATAATAGAGTACATAAACCATGGTTAA
- the LOC120955608 gene encoding guanine nucleotide exchange factor MSS4 homolog, with protein sequence MASEDTAPADFSALVNEDGKNKTNVKCDRCGSLILKSTNSDYDTTEFVLPLAKQKRQPVEQEAEEFTTETLKDFWMVKDMYTFENIGFSNTVDNRKYLTCADCEVGPIGYHDLETKKSYIALARVKHE encoded by the exons ATGGCCAGCGAAGATACCGCACCGGCTGACTTTTCGGCCCTAGTCAACGAGGATGGAAAGAACAAAACGAACGTAAAGTGCGATCGCTGCGGATCGTTGATTTTAAAATCGACAAACAGTGATTACGACACGACAGAG TTCGTGCTACCGTTGGCCAAGCAAAAGCGTCAACCGGTGGAGCAGGAGGCGGAAGAATTCACCACGGAAACGTTGAAAGATTTCTGGATGGTGAAGGATATGTACACGTTCGAGAACATTGGCTTCAGCAACACGGTGGACAATCGGAAGTATCTTACCTGTGCCGATTGTGAGGTCGGTCCGATAGGGTATCACGATTTGGAGACGAAAAAGTCCTACATCGCACTGGCACGCGTCAAGCATGAGTGA
- the LOC120955607 gene encoding immunoglobulin-binding protein 1, producing MSEATNEIPLDRKLNEIFDEGYSAMNRLDENAALPSNAPEFQVAVKKTIGHFEDATRLVSLVGMFSTNESYEEVPTENLRYFLLPFFLGKMTLRLCNTNREEVVEVAEVYFKDFLARCENYKLYETPDRDTGELAIVPGGQSDKIRELQRMGAQRNEKIRKFQEKKELDEKVKQLRYVVEQPEAKIDDEMKREFFLSLLKSAVLEAQEELESVAREKQMLQYRAAAKLRGEDELEEASHGAFGGGTNKRPPVQPLKPIIITRDAVQKAVYGRGYPSLPTMTVAEFYEQRVAEGIFPDPERMKEVNKNSLMNRVHMDNAAEQDREDEQQEQLIERDDEEYLARQRAKDEFKDEHRRGEGNRYNRS from the exons ATGTCGGAGGCGACGAACGAAATACCGCTTGACCGCAAGCTGAACGAAATTTTCGACGAAGGGTACAGCGCCATGAACCGCTTGGATGAAAATGCGGCACTGCCTTCGAATGCACCCGAATTTCAG GTAGCGGTAAAGAAAACGATCGGCCATTTCGAGGATGCTACCCGTCTCGTCAGCCTGGTCGGGATGTTCAGCACGAACGAATCGTACGAGGAGGTGCCAACGGAAAACCTGCGCTACTTTCTGCTGCCCTTTTTCCTCGGCAAAATGACGCTCCGGCTATGCAACACGAACCGCgaggaggtggtggaggtggccGAGGTTTACTTTAA GGATTTCCTAGCGCGCTGTGAAAACTACAAGCTGTACGAAACGCCCGACCGGGACACGGGCGAGCTAGCGATTGTGCCCGGTGGGCAGAGCGACAAGATACGCGAGCTGCAGCGAATGGGCGCACAGCGCAACGAAAAGATCCGCAAATTCCAGGAGAAGAAGGAGCTGGACGAAAAGGTCAAGCAGCTGCGGTACGTGGTCGAGCAGCCGGAGGCAAAAATCGACGACGAGATGAAGCGCGAGTTTTTCCTCTCCCTGCTGAAATCGGCCGTCCTGGAGGCGCAGGAGGAGCTGGAAAGTGTGGCGCGCGAAAAACAGATGCTGCAGTACCGGGCGGCCGCCAAACTGCGGGGCGAGGACGAGCTGGAGGAAGCAAGCCACGGTGCGTTTGGCGGCGGCACCAACAAGCGACCGCCGGTGCAACCGCTAAAGCCGATCATCATTACGCGGGACGCGGTACAGAAGGCCGTGTACGGGCGGGGCTACCCCAGCCTGCCCACCATGACGGTGGCCGAGTTTTACGAGCAGCGGGTAGCGGAGGGCATCTTCCCCGACCCGGAACGGATGAAGGAGGTGAACAAAAACTCGCTCATGAACCGGGTGCACATGGATAATGCGGCCGAGCAGGATCGCGAGGacgagcagcaggagcagctgaTCGAGCGGGACGACGAGGAGTACCTGGCCCGGCAGCGGGCAAAGGACGAGTTTAAGGATGAGCATCGCCGTGGCGAGGGCAACCGGTACAACCGTAGCTAA